The window gtttaacacatttttgtctcgattaacacatttttaacctGATAACAATTGATTTGGTATATCTCATTTAACACGGTTTTGAccaatttaacacgttttgactcgtttaacacgttttgactcgtttaacacgtttttaactcgTTATATACGGTTTTAACCAATTTAACAAATAtacgtttttaaatttttttagctCGTTAAATAAGTATTTCACTTATTTAGCctcatttaatatgtttttgacattttaataagttttttaacaattattttttactaaatcaACATGTTTTAACTTAATCACATTTCacttttataacatttattttttcacaaaattaaatatataatttagaaaaataatattttatttgtgaatTAGAGAATATGAAAAGATTGTGTGATAAAAGAGTAAGAAATGACAAAGGAAGAGAACGAGAGAGAAGAATTCAATATACGATATTCGACCCAAATTTAACTCAAACCAAGTTATCTTACCCAAATTCATATTTTAGATTTGTGTTAGGGTTAGAGTTTTAATAACTCAATATATATACTCAACTCTATATCCATAACATTGTCTATAAAGTAACAAGAACATTCAATGGGAAGATCACTTATTATgggaataattctaaaaatcaATAATACTTTGCTCCCACCCTACTCTTTTTTTTAGACTTCTAAAAGAAGTTAAAagattcaaaattattttatagacaATATAAGTTGACTAAGGTCTATTTGTCGGGATATAACACAATCCCCCTCATGACGATTGAGATGAAATTCGGTTCATTTGAAATGAGAAAACAGGTATAATTTTGTGATCATGACTTATAAAAGGAAaacaaaagttttaaaattaagtaatttgaaATGTGAAAAATAGGTTTCtatcttcatttgaaaaaaatataatttgccTATATTGCTTGAATTATACGTGAAGACCACTTAGCATGATCATGTGGAGACCGGCTTTATGATAATGAAAAAAGAACAATTATTctctcttttttaaaaaaaaaaaaaaaaaattaaggtcttgattggaatatatatatatatataattttttgaattatcaAGTACTTTTTGCACCTTATTTTATCTTAGCTATATTCTAAGTAGAGAAAAAAAAGTGAGAAAAATTGTATAGGTATAAAATGTGAAAgaaattaactattaaaatgacattaatggtgttttttttctttcttattaaaaatgaaaaataatggtGGAAAGAGAGTCATTTTTCTAAACCAAACAAaaccttattattattattctattttgCTTTTAAATAGACTCAAGTATATGCTTGCAACAACTATAATATAACATGTCATCACGTCTTCaatactaataatttttatacattattattattattttttatgtattcaaacatattaatataatttcttCGAAAGTTTAATAACTCAACCATCAAATAATGTTAAATTGATCATTGCATGAGTTTCTCCCCAagatcaaaaattaatttttgaaatgaaactgagtttgaatgaaaaaatatatattgttttgtgtaaattatgttattcagtattaatttagataaaataatataatttaattaaaaatatttataatttcaagaTAAGGTAAAATGAACATAGTGGCATCCCATTAGGGGTTGGTTGGAGACGCGTTTGGGGTATAGAACAAATTATTTGagatgattaatatttttttcacatttaataattaaaaaacaacaaaataatgtaTTTGGTCTCAAGTTGACTTTATTGGCAAATATTGTGGAgttaaaaatgatcaatttcTTTATAGAGAATGTCTTTATATTATATGGtatcaagattttattttattttaatttaagaagatCCATCATAGAGGTGTGTCGTGACTTCAACATAGGGCATACAATGAgaaactttcaaaataataaaaaatatatacaaacaattatttgattcaatagattatataaatttgacaaaagaagaaaagaaatagtttattttttacattattttacaaactatttatttttatctattttaataaataaaaatatattaaatataaacaaattcactttctttttattttaataattttttaacataattttaattgtgataTATAGTAATAAGAGTGTTCGCGGATGAGTTGGGTCgatttttggttaaatttaaATCTGGTTTTATTACTTCGATTATACTAAAATCAAGACACTATAATGGGATAAAAATACGGATTTGGATTGAAATGGTATAATGGTTTGGCAGATCATGTTAGTTTAAATGATTACCTATAAAAGTAGTGGTTATAATGTTTAGTTAGGTTATCTTGACATTCTTTTAGctgactttaaaaaaatatttcaattaagctaattattgaaaatcaagaatttaatatgatttgtttatcttattttattgaGTATTTATTCAAAGTGATtgaaatatagattataattgTTTCTATCATATTTAATGGAATTTGGATTTGAGATGAAAAGTCTTAGGTGGAAAAAATGATATACTGAGATTTTGGAATTAACATTGACTTGTTCatgttttgttaaaatataCTCTTTAGAGACAAATAGTTCAAAAGTAGGAGTTTGATGACCAATTTGTATTCTTTTAATAGTTGGAGCTCTAATAAGTGAAATTTATGATTGTCTTAAAGCCCTCCCCCAAGTAGCTTCtctaataacataaataattaattcaatgtttaaatatcatagttaaattaattttttattgtatgCTAcgataaaaaacattaatttaaaaattggatAATAACTCAACCTGTTAAAGACTATGAAATTTTGtaagcaatttttttttttactacttttaaatttaatttaagcaTAAAACCCAAATTAATGATGATAAATAGTGGGTCAAGTTgtttttgatcaattttaaatattaagaaaacaaatcatctcatattgttatataaaactaacatctattttattatcaaaatcaattttttttataaatattttaagttcatGAAATTCATGCTAAATTccctatttaatttttttaaattaaaattcagtattatacataaaaatattacctATTAGATAATAACATTGTTATACAGTTTCAACTTAAAGGTGattcaaatctattttttttatatattttttaaataattcttcacatttcaattattctaataaattatatatctaaacttttaaacttttatttattttttattaaggaggcatataaataaataaataaataaataaataaaacaaaaataacgcGTTTGCTTTTGAAATCGTACTAATAAAACAAAGCAAATTGACCTGAGCTCTCTCTCCCTCGTACACACATAAAGACCAACTAATCATACAAATAGTTGTACTAACATTTTCATTTTTGTATTCAAGTTAAACAACTTTAGTTATGTTTtctaaaaaactaataaaactttatatttattattattatataaaataatttacaaaataatatcaatcaaattaattttaaatgttaaataatattacaaataaaaaattcccaatatacatatatatatatcattatttctCATGGGACATGTTTGTtattaggttatttaaaaaattaagagtgagaaaaatgaatgaaaggtgataattttaagaaaaataataatttttttaagtaaaagaactaaaaatttattgatatatataaataaataaaattaaaattaaaataaaaaatattttaatattttagttaataaattaaatgatataatataaaaagagtaaaatgatatttaatttatttgagttaataaaataatttaaacatgaAGACCAACTAAGGCCTTGTTGGGATTGGGCATTGTTAAATAACCtggagagaaaataatgataaaaaaaattaatgatttaaataatttggaaaGAAAACAATGATTTTGGgcgatgattttgagaaaatgataatattttttttttggaaaaaaacataaaaatactcatatatatatatatatatatatataataaataataataatttaaaataaaatgtattttagtattttgattaatgaattaattaatttgatggaTGAGAGATGGAGTAAtgtgatatttgattttattgggttatttgaaaaatctaaatACAAGGTCTTGGGATTTTTTACAAAACTTAGAAggagaaaaaattaatgatagttaatgattttgaggaggtggtgattattttttagtaaaaatacttaaaagatattaatatatataaataaaataaaaaataataatttaacataaaaaaatgttttattattttaattaatggaataagcgatataattgttaaaaataattaattaaaaaattaattttatttaaattttttaaataacccaataaAAATCAGGTccaatactttttaaataaattaaaaccaatctcaaataaatatattatacatagataattttatttagttacaATGTCAGTTaacaattattttgattaaaataatgtaaatttgtCAGTAGACTTAAGAAATAATAGAGAAAAATCAGTGTGGTAAATATCAGTCTAAAAACCGTACAAAATATGtcagaaataaattaaaaccaCTTCACTCTCTCCCTTTTTTATTTCCCCCTCCCCCATTTTTTTGTCTTCTAATACAAAATTCACAAAATAGTTCctcatttattttcatatttttatttaagaccttccactatattttatatttaagagtctaatattaataaattaatagatattttattgtttaaactTAACTCCAATTTTATAGAGTATttagatttatatttttaaactcttagtgttattttttctctcaaagaaacaaaattatttcataattgtCATAGATCCTCAAACATTTtgcaaatttttttaaatcttcaaaacctaaaaaaacaaactatttaatcataataattgttaataatatataaagacttatatataaatataaaatagtttaaggacttacattatagttttttattattttatgtttttcagaaaccgtaataataatatttcccCATAATGAATTTAAAGTCCATCTGTCAAACAGCTCTTTATTGTCccccttttttttcttttttttttcttttttttccacCGCCTTTGATCCGATTTAAATTTCAGACATTGGGTCCCACATCTTCTTTTCATCAATCCATGATCTACGGTCCAAATAACAGCCTTCCAGCTGGATCTTTGTTACTGTCCGCACACGGTCTTGCCTCTTCAggtaaagttttttttatctcaatattaaaataccccCTCAGTTATATAGTTATTGATCACATCACTCCTTGAACTCTTTATACAATAGaatataactttaatttgtaattattagattaaaaaatttgaaaccacatagtttttatttattttattgttttaatatattaaattaaatgtatttggCGGATCTTTGTCCAAGTCTATCCAGGCGATAATCCAAGTAGCCCAAAATATTTGTATGTAAATGACAATAACGATGAGAGAATATCGTCATTATCGTCGTTATGGATAGTTTTTCATCTTAGAGGGAATTAGCGAAAGTaaactaaaatatgtatattttgtttgtttgatatatattattatcattctagcccgggtaaatttataattttgttttaatccggatagattttaaatcatttttccGCCCTTGTTATCacgaataaataaatcaaacatacaataagttaaataatttaaaaacaaataagtatAAGCTAGAGAAATTATTCAATATACTCAatgttaaaattcaaataaatattatcaaatatatttaaacattacTAAATTGATTATCTCTGTATGCGAAATGGATGCTCAACTTACAAAGTAAGCGAGAAATTAATACACTAGGCTATGCTcatatatgtttaataatatttaacttatttaaatagtaaattttaattgtatttaatatattcaatcaTTTAAATGTATTCAGttaatttgattcaacttatcTAATATATTAGTTGCTTAATGCAGTAATAagctaataatattttcaaatgaagcaaatatatatagtttgataGTTTAAgatcaaataatatatcatatataactTTAGGTGTCTATTTGATCTTCTTCTCCAACTGGAATCATTTctgacaaattaaaaaaataaagttagaagAAAGACCAGAGATTATTATAAAGACCAGAAGAGCTTATGAAGTTTCATTGCAGTGTttcctctctcttctctttccatgaTAACAATGAAGTTCGATCATCTCATTGTTCTCCTTTTACTCATCTTCTCCATCTCAATCTCCCACGCCGCCGATAACGACGACGATCAAACCCCACCCGCCGTCGATATCTCCAAGCTTCAATTCGAGAATCCAAGCATCAAAACAGCCTACATTGCTTTCCAAGCCTGGAAACTAGCTATCCTCTCCGACCCATTTAATTTCACTGCAAACTGGACCGGTCCCAATGTATGTTCATACAGCGGTGTATACTGTGCACCGTCTCCAACCAACAGTTCGATTCGGGTAGTCGCCGGTATTGATCTCAATCACGCCGACATTGCCGGGTATCTCCCGACGGAACTCGGACTCTTGACCGACCTAGCCTTATTCCACATCAACTCAAATCGTTTCTGTGGTACCATCCCGGAAACCTTCCGAAAGTTGAAACTCCTTCATGAACTTGATATCAGTAACAACAGGTTTGTCGGGAGGTTTCCTGATGTTGTCCTGTCTTTACCATCTCTTAAGTTTTTGGATCTTCGATTTAATGAATTTGAAGGTGGAGTGCCGTCAAAGCTATTTGATAAAGATCTGGATGCAATCTTTCTTAATGATAATAGATTCCATCTGGGGATACCTGATAATCTTGGGAATTCGCCGGTGTCTGTTTTAGTTTTGGCGAATAATGATATGGGTGGTTGTATTCCGGCGAGTATTGGGAAAATGGGTAATACCCTTAATGAGATTATTCTCTTGAATGATAATCTCACCGGTTGTTTGCCTCCTCAGATCGGATTGTTAAAAGAGTTGACTGTGTTCGATgttagttttaataatttgcAGGGTTCATTGCCGGCGACGATTAGTGGTATGAGGAAGTTGGAACAGCTTGATGTGGCGCATAATAAGTTGACGGGTGTTATTCCGGCGAGTATTTGTCAGTTACCAAATCTGAAAAACTTtacttattcatttaattactTTTCCGGCGAGAAACCGGTGTGCGCCGCCGTGGGCGGTGGTGGGAAGACGGTTATTGATGGAAGTGAGAACTGTATTTCCGGGAAGACTAGTCAACGATCTGTTAAGGAATGTTCTTCTGAGGCGGCTATTCCGTTTGATTGTACTAAATCGAAATGTTATACACCTTTTAGTAGCCCTAAACCGGCGCCGAAGAGCCGGAGTAAAAGCGGTAGTCGCCGGAGGAGTCCGCCGCCGCATTCTACAAAGCCTGATATTCCTTCGCCGCCTCCGGCGCCGTTTTCAAGCTCACCGTCTTCTAAATGGCGATCACCTCCACCTCCTTCCCCTGATCACAAATCGTCTTCCTCATCTCGTCattctccaccaccaccacctgtAGATTCTTTCTCTCCGGCACCGTCGCCATCACCGTCGGCGCCGCCGCCGTACCACCAAGATGTTCCTTCGCCGCCTAAATCATGGCCTGCTCCATCGCCGGTTGATTATTCACCTGTTTCATCACCTCCACCACCACCGCCGGCTGATGTGCCTTGCCCACCTGGATCATCTCCGCCGCCGCCGGTTTATCACCATTCTCCATCATCTCCTAAAtcatcaccaccaccaccacctccagTTAAGTATTCGTCACCACCCAGttatgaacatcatcaaccGCCGCCACCCCCGCCGACGTATCAAAGTTATTCTTCACCTCCGCCCCCACCGCCGACTTACCAAAGCTACTCATCCCCACCACCGCCACCTCCATACCAAAGTTACTCATCACCGCCTCCGCCATACCAATACTCATCACCGCCGCCGCCATACCAATACTCATCACCGCCGCCGCCATACATATACTCATCACCACCGCCGCCTCCATACCAATACTCATCACCACCGCCGCCTCCATACCAAAGTTACTCATCACCACCGCCGCCGCCATACCAAAGTTACTCATCACCACCTCCGCCGCCGTACCAATACTCATCACCGCCGCCGCCTCCATACCAAAGTTACACATCACCACCGCCTCCGCCGACATACCAAAGTTCATCATCACCGCCTCCACCACCGCCTAAATCAGCAGGGTGTGAATACCCAGTACTACCACCTCCACCGCCGGCGAGCCATGGTGAATATAAACCACCGTCATCACCGCCGCCAAATGAATTGCACAATCCACCAAGTCACGATCATGATCATGACCATGACCATGATCATCATGGGAAGTCGCCATACACATCTCCGCCACCACAACAACGGGAAGAATACTCGCCGCCACTTCCACCTGTTCACGGTGTTTCGTACGCGTCGCCGCCTCCTCCGGTCATCCCTTACTATTAACCAATCTATTTACTACTTCCGATTACAGGGCCAACCACTTTCCTTGACACCCTGTAAATCAatcttttgtatttattttttttctaactctGTCTCTCCAATCCATgtctgattatatatatatttaaatcaagaaagaaataGAGAGTGAGAGGCCAGAGTAACGGGAAAGGtttcattctttttattaacttttcattttctctgtataatatatatttcttataaagtTTTAATGGGTGTTTTTAAATGAACTGCttcttttaataattacttctcttaaattaatttatacaatacaaattcaatctaaatatattttgcTTTCCTCCCTTTTACATCCGTTTCAATGCGACCATTTTCACTTCGGCCAACACACAATATGAGACTTGGCGGAAGCCAATATCCCGGGGTCTCGGGACCCATAATGATTGAAACATGGGGCAGACAATTATACATCCAACCTGTAATAGCAACAACCCAACCCAATTACAAGCCAACTGAGCTATATACTTGAGCCAAGTGAGTATGCATGAAAAAGTTGCGTAAAAAGTCATAATAATAAGGGTTCGATTTCTAGCCATCTCGAGTCAATCCTCTTCCACTTAATTTTAGTTTGGTTCTTAAGGAAACTACTCAAAGGAGGAATTGAGTGTCATCCCTACCAAAGATCTTACCGCTCCGCGGTAGGCTTGGATGAGATAAGCGCTCGGATGTAAGACTCCTGTCGCCGACATATGTCATATGCATGTTTCTAGAAATGCCACATAAACATTCTCGTCTCCTATTTTCAGTAAAAATCGAATTCGTGATCTCTTAGATATCTTAGGTCGATTATTGTCACCAGACTACTTTGATGAGGTAAAAACCAACCAAATTATCTAAACtgaaccaataaaaaaaaataatcgaCTTATAAAATGTATGTGGGATGCTCGATTCAATGACAACCGAAAAAATTATACCGACCTGACAATATCTTCTAATCAACCAATAAATTGAAACCGaccatttaatatttaaagatttgttaataaaataaaaacaatggtcTCTTTATTTGGACACTACTATCATCTCTCCCATTGGAGTCGGACGAAGAAGACGACATAAATGGCGAACTGTACGTCTCTGTTATTTCACTTTCCAATCAAATCGTCTCCTTCAATCCCTCCTCAATTCGAATCGCTGAACTTGCCATACCTATTGAAGAGGAATCGCAGAGACCAGTTCTGCCGTGGTCGAGGGTTTGGTCCTCCATCCTCAATTCGAATCAACCCAGTTGTGGCAGCCACTTCATATTCTCAAACCGGGCCTTATGTGGGGAAAACAAACAGCAAACTTTACGAAAGAACAGATTCCTGCCTCATATTTCCTCCCCCAAGAGGTAAGAAGCCGCGAGCAATAATCAAATTCCTCGGTGGTGCCTTCATCGGAAAAGTTCCTGAAGTTACTTACGGGTTAGGCTTCTTTTGAATTCTGATCATCTGGGTTATTGCCAGATTCCTTTGATTCTTTCTATACttaactcattttttaaaattcagtttatctgtatttttattgtttgattacaGTTATTTACTTCAGCTTCTGGCAAGAGAAGGCTATATCATTATATGCGTACCATATAATGTCACATTTGATCATGCTCAGGCTACTCAAGAAATTTATGACAGATTTAATGCATGTATTGATAAACTTCGGTCATCTGGATTGCCCAGTGCTAATCTAACATCTGCTGAACTTGCTAATCTTCCACTATATTCTGTTGGACACAGGTAAGTTGTAATAACTGTTTTACTGTAAATGAGAAAGTATATATAGCTTGATAGATCAAGGAATGAGTAATATACACCTGCTAACATCATTGCTTACTAGGTTCTCTCATTTACTtgcaatatgatataaaaagGGGAATGTTAGCTCAATGGGTACTATACCCTGTTCTTATGGCTGATATCAGTGTGGTCAAGCTTGACAAAATGGTATCAGAGTATGTATGACCTTTGGCATGATTCTTGAAGTTAAATCTTCTGCATTATTTGGTTTTCGCGAGAGAAGTATTTGAGTAGAGGCCTTGTCCCACGCTAGTAACTTTAGAGTCCTTACTTGTATTATACAGTTAACTTTTGTTTTTGGAAAGGCACAATGTACATTCTATTATCTGGGGTACATTCGATAGAGTAACCTAGTGTTTATTTTAACAACTCTAGTATAAAAACAAATCAACTATGAACAACAACTCTAGGTTAAATCTTCTGCATTACAGgcttcattattttattttaacacatGTACATTCTGTGTGACACATGCCGAATAGGTTGGCACAGATATCACTCTCATTTTGTCATCATTTTTGCTTAATCTTACATTTATCATTCTTTTCAGTAATGGTGCACTTCTTCAAGTACTCACAGGAAGTTACTTCTGTGACGCCATACCCAAGGTTTGCCTGATCTAActggattttgtatttatttgtcAAATATTGATTTATGAACGACTCATGTAACTGTTATTTGATTGTAAGATCAAGGGAGAAAGAAGTTGTGTAGTCTAACcaattttttgtttctttttgttgAAGGCTAA is drawn from Impatiens glandulifera chromosome 3, dImpGla2.1, whole genome shotgun sequence and contains these coding sequences:
- the LOC124929220 gene encoding uncharacterized protein LOC124929220, which produces MANCTSLLFHFPIKSSPSIPPQFESLNLPYLLKRNRRDQFCRGRGFGPPSSIRINPVVAATSYSQTGPYVGKTNSKLYERTDSCLIFPPPRGKKPRAIIKFLGGAFIGKVPEVTYGYLLQLLAREGYIIICVPYNVTFDHAQATQEIYDRFNACIDKLRSSGLPSANLTSAELANLPLYSVGHSNGALLQVLTGSYFCDAIPKANVIISYNNRPATEAVPYFEQLGPLVSQMMPMIEESPIYSMARSASDILKGLLDMTGEMLPDYDPDARISARNFVDQLPLVFNQVTTGISEFKPTPSENRSFCRESYNVQHTLLVKFNLDTIDETDLLEETLKPRVESISGTLNKVVLTGNHVTPCVQEPQWQVGNMYTPGDAIRQGVESVLLNDIRVLSKTISSWFSSFDDQN
- the LOC124929219 gene encoding leucine-rich repeat extensin-like protein 4; translated protein: MITMKFDHLIVLLLLIFSISISHAADNDDDQTPPAVDISKLQFENPSIKTAYIAFQAWKLAILSDPFNFTANWTGPNVCSYSGVYCAPSPTNSSIRVVAGIDLNHADIAGYLPTELGLLTDLALFHINSNRFCGTIPETFRKLKLLHELDISNNRFVGRFPDVVLSLPSLKFLDLRFNEFEGGVPSKLFDKDLDAIFLNDNRFHLGIPDNLGNSPVSVLVLANNDMGGCIPASIGKMGNTLNEIILLNDNLTGCLPPQIGLLKELTVFDVSFNNLQGSLPATISGMRKLEQLDVAHNKLTGVIPASICQLPNLKNFTYSFNYFSGEKPVCAAVGGGGKTVIDGSENCISGKTSQRSVKECSSEAAIPFDCTKSKCYTPFSSPKPAPKSRSKSGSRRRSPPPHSTKPDIPSPPPAPFSSSPSSKWRSPPPPSPDHKSSSSSRHSPPPPPVDSFSPAPSPSPSAPPPYHQDVPSPPKSWPAPSPVDYSPVSSPPPPPPADVPCPPGSSPPPPVYHHSPSSPKSSPPPPPPVKYSSPPSYEHHQPPPPPPTYQSYSSPPPPPPTYQSYSSPPPPPPYQSYSSPPPPYQYSSPPPPYQYSSPPPPYIYSSPPPPPYQYSSPPPPPYQSYSSPPPPPYQSYSSPPPPPYQYSSPPPPPYQSYTSPPPPPTYQSSSSPPPPPPKSAGCEYPVLPPPPPASHGEYKPPSSPPPNELHNPPSHDHDHDHDHDHHGKSPYTSPPPQQREEYSPPLPPVHGVSYASPPPPVIPYY